A genomic segment from Paraburkholderia largidicola encodes:
- a CDS encoding TcpQ domain-containing protein, whose protein sequence is MNRTAALLAVLVLTGAVSNKAAYAASSVPDYTSSDSSIAVHAFIYADHTVIQLDSYSSALTIKDDSGGTIGFTRNGRYARLDGKLNHFTALVNGEPVVFTRRGWEAPRVIPVAVKVADVHVAAPVATASAPAAASAAAIAYAPASAAKAASAPAVASAPTVASAVQTASAPAAASGAALGLAPNEKVVAVPAAPHAASAPAAARAVPPILASKPAAAPVQASAVVPAVVTKASPPVSLDVATVTLPPSGAAATAAAVPSWTLRRGRLVSSELREIGGHFGWHVEWFYPREVVVPADTTYSGDFQQVATQAITTLKSNGLLINAKFWEGNKTLVVRGAGTMPQ, encoded by the coding sequence ATGAACCGCACAGCTGCCTTGCTCGCTGTACTCGTGCTGACGGGCGCTGTCTCGAACAAGGCCGCCTATGCGGCGTCGAGCGTACCTGATTACACTTCATCCGATAGCTCGATCGCGGTCCACGCGTTCATTTACGCGGACCATACGGTGATTCAGCTGGATTCGTACTCGTCCGCGTTGACCATCAAGGATGACAGCGGCGGCACGATCGGCTTTACCCGTAACGGTCGCTATGCGCGCCTGGACGGCAAGCTCAATCACTTTACCGCGCTCGTTAATGGCGAGCCGGTTGTCTTTACGCGTCGAGGGTGGGAAGCACCGCGCGTTATCCCCGTTGCAGTCAAGGTGGCAGACGTGCATGTTGCCGCGCCGGTTGCTACGGCATCCGCGCCTGCAGCTGCAAGCGCGGCAGCTATTGCGTATGCGCCTGCATCTGCAGCTAAGGCCGCGAGCGCGCCTGCTGTTGCGAGTGCGCCGACTGTTGCGAGTGCTGTCCAGACCGCGAGTGCGCCGGCCGCCGCGAGCGGTGCAGCACTCGGCCTCGCGCCGAACGAAAAGGTGGTAGCGGTGCCGGCCGCCCCGCACGCTGCGTCCGCTCCTGCAGCTGCGCGCGCTGTTCCTCCGATCCTCGCGAGCAAGCCGGCCGCTGCGCCCGTGCAGGCGTCGGCGGTGGTCCCGGCAGTCGTGACCAAGGCGAGCCCGCCCGTGTCCCTCGATGTGGCAACCGTCACACTCCCTCCATCTGGCGCTGCTGCGACGGCAGCTGCCGTGCCGTCGTGGACGTTGCGGCGCGGCCGTCTCGTTAGCAGCGAACTGCGCGAAATCGGCGGGCATTTCGGCTGGCACGTCGAATGGTTTTACCCGCGCGAGGTCGTCGTTCCAGCGGACACAACATATTCCGGTGACTTCCAGCAAGTCGCGACTCAAGCCATCACGACGCTAAAGAGCAATGGATTGCTGATTAACGCGAAATTTTGGGAAGGCAACAAAACGCTGGTCGTGCGTGGTGCCGGCACGATGCCGCAATAA